Proteins from one Desulfonema limicola genomic window:
- a CDS encoding pilus assembly FimT family protein, with amino-acid sequence MTDPGKKSKGFTLFELIIVLVIAGMTTSIIAPRLVNSLGNMNTKTAAKKIAASLRYARSKAASEKIPYAAVFDFYSNQLIIKKNINDEELTSKDIPQVYPLLENIRFKQGVSPAGDIYKSEPFYIIFYPGGGSSGGSITISDAREREQTINIDFITGIVNIPIDTP; translated from the coding sequence GTGACTGATCCAGGTAAGAAATCCAAAGGATTTACCCTTTTTGAACTTATTATTGTTCTTGTCATAGCAGGCATGACAACATCAATAATTGCTCCGCGCCTGGTAAATTCCCTGGGAAACATGAATACTAAGACTGCTGCAAAAAAGATTGCAGCATCCCTGCGTTATGCAAGATCAAAAGCAGCTTCGGAAAAGATTCCTTATGCTGCTGTTTTTGATTTTTATTCTAACCAGCTTATTATAAAAAAGAATATTAATGATGAAGAATTAACAAGCAAAGATATTCCCCAGGTTTACCCGCTTTTGGAAAATATTCGTTTCAAGCAGGGTGTTTCACCAGCAGGGGATATATATAAATCAGAACCTTTTTACATTATATTTTATCCAGGAGGCGGAAGCAGCGGGGGAAGTATTACAATATCTGATGCCAGGGAAAGAGAGCAGACAATAAATATTGATTTTATCACAGGAATTGTAAATATTCCAATAGACACGCCCTAA
- the gspG gene encoding type II secretion system major pseudopilin GspG, translated as MKNKTSKEHGFTLIELLIVMVILGLLAALVGPRLFGHEGKSRQKTAKLQISNFETAVDTFRLDTGRFPTTEQGLNALRTAPQGMEKKWDGPYLPKAIPLDPWGNPYQYKSPSDHGDYEIISYGADGNPGGQGLDEDIVSWKNIGD; from the coding sequence ATGAAAAACAAAACATCAAAAGAACATGGTTTTACCCTTATAGAATTATTAATTGTAATGGTCATACTGGGACTTCTTGCCGCACTTGTCGGCCCAAGGCTGTTTGGCCATGAAGGAAAATCCAGGCAGAAAACCGCCAAACTTCAGATTTCAAATTTTGAAACAGCAGTTGACACATTCAGGCTTGATACAGGCAGGTTTCCCACAACTGAACAAGGACTAAATGCCCTGCGCACGGCCCCTCAAGGCATGGAAAAAAAATGGGACGGACCTTATCTGCCCAAAGCCATACCTCTTGATCCCTGGGGAAATCCCTATCAATATAAATCCCCAAGCGACCACGGAGACTATGAAATAATATCTTATGGAGCAGATGGAAATCCTGGAGGCCAGGGTCTGGATGAAGATATTGTAAGCTGGAAAAATATTGGTGACTGA